DNA from Rosa rugosa chromosome 6, drRosRugo1.1, whole genome shotgun sequence:
gttttgagcTATAGCTCTGAGCATAATACAGAAAGACAAACCAAGTAAAGAGAAGCTTAGCATCAGCAAAACTAGTCTAACATCATTGGTGCTATATATAGATCGAAATCCAACATCGATAAAGTCAACATAATCCAAACTCTACTATATTTACTTCATGGAGCTTCAATGGCCCCCTTCCTTCCAAGTCCTGTTTACCTTCTTGCTCTTCATTATTATGGTAGTGAACATAGCGACGAGGAGCAAAGCCAAGTACTCAGCTTCAAAAAATCTACCCCCTGGGCCATGGAAGCTACCCGTTATAGGAAATCTACACCAGCTCGTTGGCTCTCTACCCCATCATGTTCTAAGAGACTTGGCCAACAAATATGGACCCCTTATGCACctcaagcttggagaagtttcCACCATAGTTGTTTCATCACCAGAGATTGCTAAAGAGGTGATGAAAACCCATGATGTTGTCTTTGCATCAAGGCCGCAGATCCTTGCTACAGCTATCATGACTTACGGTTGTACAAGCGTTTCGTTTGCACCATATGGCGATTACTGGAGACAGCTAAGAAAGATTTACGCACATGAGCTTTTGAGCAAAATGCGTGTTCAAAGCTACCGATCTGTAAGAGAAGATGAGGTACTGAATCTCATCAAACGGATTTCTTTAAAAACAGGATCAACAGTCAATCTTACCAGTGAAATTTACTCATCAACATATAGCATCTCGTACCGAGCAGCCTTTGGTAAAAGAAGCAAAGATCTTGAAAACTTCATACATTGTGTGAAGGAATCTATGAAGCTGGCGAGCGGCTTTAATTTAGCAGATGTTTTTCCTTCAGTCAAATTGCTTCATCTGCTAAGTGGGATGAAGCCCAAACTCGAGAGGCTGCATAAAGAAGCTGACAGGATAATGGAGAACATCATTAATGAGCACAAGGAAGATAAGACATCAACAAAAGTTCTCGAAGGTGAAGCAGAGGAAGACCTTCTAGATGTTCTCCTAAAGTTTCATGAACATGGCGGTGGGCTTGAGTTTTCCCTAACCACTGAAAACATCAAAGCAGTAATCATAGTAAGTACACTCTTTtcttaagaaaataaaataccGAAAATACACTCTTGATATCATGCTATAATAAATTAACAAGTCAATCGAGTTTTCAATCTCCATATATATGAGTAATATGACCTTAATGTTATAAATTATCTGCTATGAacaaatatatatgcatgctAAGTACATGAACTTTTCACAAATACAACTCTATAATACTGCAAATAGACACTACATTAGTTTTGTAAACCCAAGTTTTCAAGGCTTCAACCATAATGCTGCTTTTGTTTGCTTCTGTATCTGGCATAAATACGAACATTGTTTCTTCTCAATCTAGATGCTAGACCTACCTTGCTAGGTGTTTACAGTACCTGATGCTACTTCAGGTAAAATGTACTTACTACATCTCTAGAGGAATATCTGTCTTGCAATATCAAATACAGCAAAAAGGTTGGGAGATTTTCTCATTGTAGTCAATCTGTTCCCTTTGCACGAAAGCATCAACTTAGCCTACAATAGTATTTCAGTAATGAGGTATAGAGACTTCTAGTCAGCACAGAAAACGTTTCAAGACTAGGAAGTAATGATGAACTCGTAACGATTTGATACCTGACCATTTATACTTCATAAAATCATTCATAAAACACCAAACATAGGAAGTGATGATCAACCAAGCTGAAAAAGTTGAGCAAGACCAACACAAGAAACAAGTGAGTAGGTCTCCACATAAATCAGCAGGAACATAATGGAAATTAAATTGTACAAAGCAAGGGACGAGTTCCCAATTTTTCAACAGCATTCTAGACCAGCAACAATATAGATACATCAgttaaacataaaaataaaaatcactaCTGATTATTGAATGGAAACATCCCAGGCGAGAATATTGCAGAGATGAACCATCCCTGAGTTCTGAAGAAGTTGATATCCCATATTAGATGCCCCATATTCTAAACTTCAGAGATTAAGTGTCAACAGTCAACACACAATGTTTTCATGAAATTTGCATTCATCCATTCTTCTCCTAAACACCTCATGAAATTTAAGACTCCTAAAAGTCACCATTCATCATTTGTAGATGAGCTAACAGAGGTTTAAGAATTATTTCATCTTTAAATAAGATTGCTTGTAATAAGTTTACCAACATTTTCATATAGCCTTTAATTTGAATCGTTTGCAGTTGATATAAAATTCTCTTCATTAACTCAAATTATGAACTAATTATTAATAGGAGATATTTGGTGGTGGGGGTGAGACATCATCTACAACTGTTGATTGGGCAATGTCAGAAATGATTAAAAATCCGAGAATAATGAAAATGGCACAGAATGAAGTGAGGGAAGTGTTTAATAGAAAAGGGATCGCAGATGAAACAAGCAATGGGGAGATGAAATATTTGGACTTAGTTATCAAAGAGACACTAAGGTTACACCCTTCTAATCCCTTGCTACTTCCAAGAGAATGCAGTGAGAGGTGTGAGATTGATGGATATGAAATACCTGTCAAAACCAAGGTAGTTATCAATGCATGGGCAATTGCTACAGATCCAAGTTACTG
Protein-coding regions in this window:
- the LOC133717850 gene encoding cytochrome P450 71D9-like — its product is MELQWPPSFQVLFTFLLFIIMVVNIATRSKAKYSASKNLPPGPWKLPVIGNLHQLVGSLPHHVLRDLANKYGPLMHLKLGEVSTIVVSSPEIAKEVMKTHDVVFASRPQILATAIMTYGCTSVSFAPYGDYWRQLRKIYAHELLSKMRVQSYRSVREDEVLNLIKRISLKTGSTVNLTSEIYSSTYSISYRAAFGKRSKDLENFIHCVKESMKLASGFNLADVFPSVKLLHLLSGMKPKLERLHKEADRIMENIINEHKEDKTSTKVLEGEAEEDLLDVLLKFHEHGGGLEFSLTTENIKAVIIEIFGGGGETSSTTVDWAMSEMIKNPRIMKMAQNEVREVFNRKGIADETSNGEMKYLDLVIKETLRLHPSNPLLLPRECSERCEIDGYEIPVKTKVVINAWAIATDPSYWTEPESFTPERFLDSSIDYRGLNFEYIPFGAGRRICPGISFGLANVKLQLAMLLYHFDWKLPKGMKHDDLDMTEAFGVTSSRKQDLHLIPIPYHHPPTEKAQV